A section of the Polyangia bacterium genome encodes:
- a CDS encoding ABC transporter substrate-binding protein, with protein sequence MQELRRVDALVQSLGSRRLPAWSPEADARRMAMQRELDQLIDFEEICHRALGPSWSGVPADKRGEFVKTLRTLAGRTYVDALTSGRDYRVVLDRQIINGSEARVTGTRTRRSPGAAPIAVEYCLVLRQGRWRVADVIVDGSSLVANYHREFARVIKRESFDGLLASMKERLRRSDPN encoded by the coding sequence ATGCAGGAGCTTCGCCGTGTCGACGCGTTGGTGCAGTCGCTGGGCAGTCGACGTCTGCCCGCCTGGTCGCCGGAGGCCGACGCACGCCGAATGGCCATGCAGCGAGAGCTGGATCAGCTGATCGATTTTGAAGAGATCTGTCACCGCGCCCTCGGACCTTCGTGGAGCGGCGTTCCCGCGGACAAGCGCGGCGAATTCGTCAAGACGTTGCGGACGCTGGCCGGTCGCACCTATGTCGATGCGTTGACCAGCGGTCGCGATTATCGCGTGGTGCTGGATCGCCAGATCATCAATGGCAGCGAGGCGCGGGTGACGGGCACCCGGACGCGGCGCTCGCCGGGAGCGGCACCTATCGCCGTCGAATATTGTCTGGTCCTACGACAAGGCCGGTGGCGCGTGGCCGACGTGATCGTCGACGGCTCCAGTCTGGTGGCGAATTATCATCGCGAGTTCGCTCGCGTCATCAAGCGGGAGTCGTTTGACGGCCTGCTGGCGTCGATGAAAGAGCGCTTGCGTCGGTCTGATCCGAACTGA
- a CDS encoding cupin domain-containing protein yields the protein MSVLGGLSPAAFLRRHWQKRPLLIRQAFPGFAGIVSRDALLRLATRPDASSRLVIQHPRRRRNRWERHDGPFAGLDASMLPASHWTLLVHGIESLVPGGWEILRAFSFLPAARIDDLMVSYAADGGTVGPHDDRYDVFLLQGPGKRRWQVSRQRDRAVDPHAAINVLRSFVPEDEWLLEPGDMLYLPPSVAHHGVAEGPCFTYSIGFLAPSHAELVQNFLEYLGATLGERMSPAAQYQDPDLRPTLTPQEIGAAMMSTVAGVLGRVRIPKATFSDFLGRFLTRPKAQVRFAVPPPIDERAFARRLSRRGTLSLALPSRGLGYKGRLFLNGQAFTPGPTASRLLLRLFQDRALPLPIAVPAATVDWLHACHAAGYLTIS from the coding sequence ATGTCCGTTCTTGGAGGTCTCTCGCCAGCCGCGTTCCTTCGGCGTCACTGGCAAAAACGCCCGCTGCTGATCCGTCAGGCGTTCCCGGGTTTCGCCGGCATCGTCAGCCGCGACGCGCTTCTCCGGCTGGCCACGCGCCCGGACGCTTCTTCGCGCCTGGTGATTCAGCACCCGCGCCGGCGGCGAAACCGCTGGGAGCGCCACGACGGGCCGTTCGCCGGTCTCGACGCCAGCATGCTACCGGCGTCGCACTGGACGCTGCTGGTACACGGGATCGAGAGCCTGGTGCCGGGCGGCTGGGAGATCCTGCGCGCGTTCTCGTTCTTACCGGCGGCCCGCATCGACGATCTGATGGTCAGCTATGCCGCCGACGGCGGCACGGTCGGTCCGCACGACGATCGCTATGACGTCTTCTTGCTGCAGGGCCCGGGCAAACGACGATGGCAGGTCAGCCGGCAGCGCGACAGAGCCGTCGATCCCCACGCCGCCATCAACGTGCTGCGTTCGTTCGTGCCCGAGGACGAATGGCTGCTGGAACCCGGCGACATGCTCTACCTGCCGCCCAGCGTGGCCCACCACGGCGTCGCCGAAGGGCCGTGCTTCACCTATTCGATCGGCTTTCTGGCGCCGTCGCACGCCGAGCTGGTGCAGAACTTCCTCGAGTATCTGGGCGCAACCTTGGGCGAACGCATGTCGCCCGCCGCGCAGTATCAAGATCCCGACCTGCGCCCGACGCTCACTCCGCAAGAGATCGGCGCTGCGATGATGTCGACCGTCGCCGGCGTTCTCGGCCGCGTTCGCATCCCGAAGGCCACATTCAGCGATTTCCTCGGGCGTTTTCTCACCAGACCCAAGGCGCAGGTCCGCTTTGCCGTGCCGCCGCCGATCGACGAACGCGCCTTCGCCCGCCGCCTGAGCCGCCGCGGGACACTGTCGCTGGCCTTGCCCAGCCGCGGCCTGGGGTACAAAGGTCGGCTGTTCCTGAACGGCCAGGCCTTCACGCCCGGACCAACGGCGTCACGCCTGCTGCTGCGCCTGTTCCAAGATCGCGCGCTGCCGCTGCCGATCGCCGTTCCCGCCGCCACCGTCGACTGGCTGCACGCCTGTCACGCCGCCGGCTACCTGACCATCAGCTAG
- a CDS encoding radical SAM protein: MLMASMRVLLVTPPMTQLNTPYPATAYLTGCLRAHAPAGVQVAQADLSLALFLRLFSRAGLTAVGDELAAGGSSPRAKARRATLSLPPSVAHFVAHRDANAALIDPVIRFLQGRDPTLALRIVGRAFLPEGPRFAALDGGGDADETLAWAFGELGTTDRARHLASLFIDDLADAIRDGIDPRFELSRYAEKLAASAPTFDDLAAALAAPPTLIDRLLDDLTREASRAHEPDLVGLTLPFPGNVYGALRVARLIKAERPQTRVVLGGGYVNTELRDLADPRVFDLCDFVTLDDGERPLLALIDHLRDPARPLFRTFVRHADIVTFDTTPALSDLHHRDTGTPTYDGLPLGDYVSLFEMLNPMHRLWSDGRWNKLTIARGCYWKKCTFCDVTLDYIARYEGASADLTVDRIEALVRETGQTGFHFVDEAAPPAALRAMAQRLIDRHVAITWWGNIRFEKSFTPELVDVLARSGCVAISGGLEVASDRLLTLMKKGVTVAQVARVARAFSDAGILVHAYLMYGFPTETEQETIDSLERVRQLFAEGCIQSGFWHRFAATAHSPIGQRPDLFGIRLGPEPAVTFARNEVPFVDPTGCDHERLGPGLRKALYNFMHGVGLDADVRTWFADEAPATRTAGRGRARTGSRLVPTPQVKPDLIRRALAQGDH, encoded by the coding sequence ATGCTGATGGCTTCGATGCGGGTTCTCCTGGTCACGCCTCCCATGACCCAGCTCAATACGCCGTACCCGGCTACGGCGTATTTGACCGGGTGCTTGCGCGCGCATGCGCCGGCCGGCGTACAGGTGGCGCAAGCGGATCTTTCCCTGGCGTTGTTTCTGCGGCTGTTTTCGCGGGCGGGGCTGACGGCGGTCGGCGATGAGCTCGCGGCTGGCGGCTCGTCGCCGCGGGCGAAGGCGCGGCGGGCGACGCTATCGCTGCCACCGTCGGTGGCGCATTTTGTCGCTCACCGTGACGCCAATGCGGCACTGATCGATCCCGTGATTCGCTTTCTGCAGGGGCGCGATCCGACGCTGGCCCTGCGCATCGTCGGCCGCGCCTTCCTGCCTGAAGGTCCGCGCTTCGCGGCGCTGGACGGTGGTGGCGACGCCGACGAGACCCTGGCCTGGGCCTTCGGCGAGCTGGGCACCACCGATCGCGCCCGCCACCTGGCCAGCCTGTTCATCGACGATCTGGCCGATGCCATTCGCGACGGGATCGATCCGCGCTTCGAGCTGTCTCGTTACGCCGAAAAGCTGGCCGCCAGCGCGCCCACCTTCGACGATCTGGCGGCCGCCTTGGCGGCGCCGCCGACGCTGATCGATCGACTGCTCGATGACCTGACGCGCGAGGCGTCTCGCGCGCACGAACCCGACCTGGTGGGCCTGACGCTTCCATTCCCGGGCAACGTCTACGGCGCCTTGCGCGTCGCCCGCTTGATCAAAGCTGAACGCCCGCAGACCCGCGTGGTGCTGGGCGGCGGCTACGTCAACACAGAGCTGCGCGACCTTGCCGACCCGCGCGTCTTCGATCTTTGTGACTTCGTCACCCTGGACGACGGCGAACGGCCGCTGCTGGCGCTGATCGACCATTTGCGCGATCCGGCGCGGCCACTGTTTCGCACCTTCGTCCGCCACGCCGACATCGTGACGTTCGATACCACGCCGGCGCTGTCCGATCTGCACCACCGCGACACCGGCACGCCGACGTATGACGGGCTGCCGCTGGGCGATTACGTGTCGCTTTTCGAGATGCTGAACCCGATGCACCGTCTGTGGTCAGACGGTCGCTGGAACAAGCTGACCATCGCCCGTGGTTGCTACTGGAAAAAGTGCACCTTCTGCGACGTGACGCTGGACTACATTGCCCGGTACGAAGGCGCCTCGGCCGATCTTACCGTTGATCGCATCGAAGCCCTGGTGCGCGAGACCGGGCAGACCGGTTTTCATTTCGTCGACGAGGCGGCGCCGCCCGCCGCCCTGCGCGCGATGGCTCAGCGCTTGATCGATCGCCACGTCGCCATCACCTGGTGGGGCAACATTCGCTTCGAAAAAAGCTTCACCCCCGAATTGGTCGACGTGCTGGCGCGTTCGGGCTGCGTGGCCATCAGCGGCGGTCTGGAGGTGGCCTCCGATCGCTTGCTAACGTTGATGAAGAAGGGCGTGACGGTGGCGCAGGTGGCGCGCGTGGCCCGCGCCTTCAGCGACGCCGGGATCTTGGTGCACGCCTATCTGATGTACGGTTTTCCCACCGAGACCGAACAGGAGACCATCGATTCTTTGGAACGGGTCCGGCAACTGTTCGCCGAAGGCTGCATTCAATCGGGGTTCTGGCATCGTTTTGCCGCCACCGCGCACAGCCCGATCGGCCAGCGCCCCGATTTGTTCGGCATCCGCCTGGGCCCCGAACCCGCGGTGACCTTCGCCCGCAACGAGGTGCCTTTTGTCGATCCCACCGGCTGCGACCACGAACGCCTGGGCCCGGGCCTGCGCAAGGCGCTGTACAACTTCATGCACGGCGTGGGGCTGGACGCCGACGTGCGCACCTGGTTCGCCGACGAAGCGCCGGCCACGCGCACGGCTGGCCGCGGTCGTGCGCGGACCGGATCGCGCCTGGTGCCGACGCCGCAGGTGAAGCCAGATCTGATCCGCCGCGCCCTGGCGCAAGGCGATCATTGA
- a CDS encoding GFA family protein translates to MPDAKTYQGGCHCGKVRYQVTADLAQVISCNCSICSKKASLLTFVGTDAFQLLQGEDNLTDYQFNTKNIHHVFCRTCGIQSFARGTDRQGQAMFSVNVRCLDDVDPTTLAVTAVDGRSR, encoded by the coding sequence ATGCCCGATGCGAAGACCTATCAAGGCGGATGCCACTGCGGAAAAGTCCGCTATCAGGTCACTGCCGATCTGGCCCAGGTGATCAGCTGCAATTGCTCGATCTGTTCGAAGAAGGCGTCCCTTCTGACCTTCGTCGGAACGGACGCCTTCCAGTTGCTGCAAGGCGAGGACAACCTGACCGACTATCAGTTCAACACCAAGAACATCCACCACGTCTTTTGCCGCACGTGCGGCATCCAGTCGTTCGCCCGCGGCACCGACCGCCAGGGCCAGGCGATGTTCTCGGTGAACGTGCGCTGCCTGGACGACGTCGATCCGACGACGCTGGCTGTGACCGCGGTTGACGGGCGCAGCCGCTAA
- a CDS encoding glycoside hydrolase family 3 N-terminal domain-containing protein codes for MRPFFARYSSAFVLAGAVALAATSCGHPAVTGGPGNQSGSGGDSSSGNGGNGQGGTVSSGSGGNGGNTVGSGSGGSSPSGMGGNDVIITPTDGGADAPPVVKMSCMDTTYSDKYTPGYSITADAKSSAATTLASMQIGEKADQMRGTQPGQTIFNQADNTTRGIKGFKFRDGPRGLCLDAEKVGNGYSTAFPVALARGATFDLDLEYQVGDAVGDETLASGHTMLLSPTVNILRHPFWGRAQEVYGEDSYALGRFGSAFTAGLQQYVAACAKHYAANNIENGRESDTAAMDDQTLHEVYANHFGMIVKDGGVACIMASYNLLQMSDGPAKGGAVHATQDGHLLTDILRTEFGFQGFVLSDWWAMPGGSNPAQGDRPNNARDAVNAGLDMELPNDLNYSALESLVSGGTLKESQINVSATRILEQKFRFNVAKTSGALGLKKPTTTYNNGSIGNDQAHLDLAEKAATEAMVLLKNDKNTLPINRTTVKTVAVLGMTVPFTLGTEGSSQVNFASDVRTGDRGSSRVDNDPGKSVGPLAGITTAAGAGIKVVSGNSAAAAAGADFIVVVAGLTPQDEGEEYTGAGDRGTFNLDGKAGTPQNALIAAAAALGKPMAVVIEAGGVVDIQSYLTNANVGAIVMAWYPGQRGGLALGKLLFGDANFSGKLPVTWDSKNADWPTFNGGNSTTMDYYLGYQYFDNKNVPAANYLPFGYGMSYSKFSYANLQVPCSDVTKNGVVNVKVEISNTSAVPGDEVAFLFVSYPSTQVRRHAKELKGFARVSLAANQTKLVTIPLRVSDLKYYDTNMKAWVVESGPVQVMVGPDSRTLDLKDTFMVK; via the coding sequence ATGCGTCCGTTTTTTGCCCGTTATTCATCGGCCTTTGTTCTCGCCGGAGCTGTCGCCCTGGCGGCGACGTCGTGCGGCCACCCCGCCGTGACGGGAGGGCCCGGCAACCAAAGTGGCAGCGGCGGGGATTCGTCGTCTGGCAACGGGGGCAACGGACAGGGTGGGACGGTCAGCAGCGGCAGCGGCGGCAACGGCGGCAACACCGTCGGCAGCGGCAGCGGCGGTTCAAGCCCCTCCGGCATGGGCGGCAATGACGTCATCATCACCCCGACCGACGGCGGTGCGGACGCGCCACCGGTGGTGAAGATGTCCTGCATGGACACGACCTACAGTGACAAGTACACGCCCGGCTATTCGATCACTGCCGACGCGAAGTCGTCCGCCGCGACGACTCTCGCGTCGATGCAGATCGGGGAGAAGGCCGATCAAATGCGCGGGACGCAGCCGGGGCAGACGATCTTCAACCAGGCGGACAACACGACGCGTGGTATCAAGGGCTTCAAGTTCCGGGATGGGCCACGCGGCCTGTGTCTCGACGCCGAGAAGGTAGGCAACGGTTACTCGACGGCGTTCCCGGTGGCGCTGGCCCGCGGCGCGACCTTCGATCTCGATCTCGAATATCAGGTTGGTGACGCTGTGGGCGACGAGACGTTGGCCTCCGGACACACCATGCTGCTGTCACCGACGGTCAATATCTTGCGCCACCCGTTCTGGGGCCGCGCGCAAGAGGTCTACGGCGAGGACAGTTATGCGCTCGGCCGTTTCGGCTCGGCGTTCACCGCTGGTCTGCAACAGTACGTCGCCGCCTGCGCCAAGCACTACGCCGCCAACAACATCGAAAACGGACGCGAGTCAGACACCGCCGCGATGGACGACCAGACCCTTCACGAGGTCTATGCCAATCACTTCGGGATGATCGTCAAGGACGGCGGCGTCGCTTGCATCATGGCGTCGTACAACCTTCTGCAGATGTCCGACGGACCGGCCAAGGGTGGTGCCGTTCACGCGACCCAGGACGGACACCTCCTCACCGACATTCTCCGCACCGAGTTCGGCTTCCAGGGCTTCGTCCTGTCCGACTGGTGGGCCATGCCGGGTGGCTCGAATCCGGCGCAGGGCGACCGGCCGAACAATGCCCGCGATGCGGTCAACGCCGGCCTGGACATGGAGCTGCCGAACGACCTCAACTACTCGGCGCTGGAGTCCCTGGTCTCGGGCGGCACTTTGAAAGAGTCGCAGATCAACGTCTCGGCGACGCGGATCCTCGAGCAAAAATTCCGCTTCAACGTCGCCAAGACCAGCGGCGCCCTCGGCCTCAAGAAGCCGACCACCACGTACAACAATGGTTCGATCGGCAACGACCAGGCGCACCTGGATCTGGCCGAGAAAGCGGCCACCGAAGCGATGGTCCTGCTGAAGAACGACAAGAACACGCTGCCGATCAACCGAACCACGGTGAAGACCGTCGCCGTCCTCGGCATGACCGTTCCGTTCACGCTGGGCACGGAAGGCTCCAGCCAGGTGAACTTTGCCAGCGACGTGCGCACCGGCGACCGGGGCAGCAGCCGCGTGGACAATGATCCCGGCAAGTCCGTCGGTCCGCTGGCTGGTATCACCACGGCCGCGGGCGCCGGCATCAAGGTCGTGAGCGGCAACAGCGCCGCCGCCGCCGCTGGTGCCGACTTCATCGTCGTGGTGGCTGGGTTGACCCCGCAGGACGAAGGTGAGGAGTACACCGGCGCTGGCGACCGCGGCACGTTCAACCTGGATGGCAAGGCCGGCACGCCCCAGAACGCCTTGATAGCCGCAGCCGCGGCTCTGGGCAAGCCGATGGCGGTCGTCATCGAAGCCGGTGGGGTGGTTGATATCCAATCATATCTGACCAATGCGAACGTCGGCGCCATCGTGATGGCCTGGTACCCGGGTCAGCGCGGCGGCTTGGCCCTGGGCAAGTTGCTGTTCGGCGACGCCAACTTCAGCGGCAAGCTCCCGGTCACCTGGGACTCGAAGAACGCCGACTGGCCGACCTTCAACGGCGGCAACAGCACGACGATGGACTACTACCTCGGGTACCAGTACTTCGATAACAAGAACGTCCCCGCCGCCAACTACCTGCCGTTCGGGTACGGGATGAGCTATTCGAAGTTCTCCTACGCCAACCTTCAAGTCCCCTGCAGCGACGTGACCAAGAACGGCGTGGTGAATGTGAAAGTCGAGATCTCGAACACGAGCGCCGTCCCTGGCGACGAGGTAGCGTTTCTGTTTGTCTCTTACCCGTCGACCCAGGTTCGCCGACACGCCAAAGAGCTGAAGGGCTTTGCCCGCGTCTCGCTAGCGGCGAATCAGACCAAACTAGTCACCATTCCGTTGCGTGTTTCTGATCTGAAGTACTACGACACGAACATGAAAGCGTGGGTGGTCGAGAGCGGTCCGGTGCAGGTCATGGTTGGACCGGATTCGCGAACCCTGGATCTCAAAGACACCTTCATGGTCAAGTGA
- a CDS encoding PEGA domain-containing protein, whose amino-acid sequence MIGSNLGTWIVRLATVGAMALTAQPALADQADDLIHSGLELRRQGRDQEALQIFRKAQALSPTPRAQAQIGLAEQAVGQWVDAFDDLGAALRVKSDPWITKNRAVLESAVVSIETHVGELEILGGPSGAEVTVEGKPQGTLPLPSRLHAVAGTASVEVRASGFLPATRTVVIVPGQLTRETINLRPVSALPLPSGGGSFESAQESAPSTGNGEVGRSAETETSPWPRRAAWIGVAGAGAFAIGGTAALLVRQSKAHWFEDKAHACDENAPNKGGAGCQSDYDDGQTATKMAVIGYVAAGAFAAGAAVLFLTAHSAADAPKSTAVGLACLPSVGGLGVACAAWF is encoded by the coding sequence TTGATCGGATCGAATTTGGGCACTTGGATTGTCCGCCTGGCGACTGTCGGGGCGATGGCGTTAACCGCGCAGCCGGCGTTGGCCGATCAGGCAGACGATCTGATTCACAGCGGCTTGGAACTTCGCCGACAAGGGCGCGACCAGGAAGCCCTTCAGATCTTTCGCAAGGCTCAGGCACTGTCGCCGACGCCGCGGGCTCAGGCCCAGATTGGCCTCGCTGAGCAGGCCGTTGGCCAATGGGTCGATGCCTTTGACGATCTCGGCGCGGCCTTGCGAGTCAAGAGCGACCCGTGGATCACCAAGAACCGCGCGGTGCTGGAGTCGGCCGTGGTCAGCATCGAAACCCACGTCGGCGAACTGGAGATCTTGGGCGGACCCTCGGGCGCCGAAGTGACCGTCGAAGGCAAGCCACAGGGAACACTGCCATTACCCTCGCGGCTGCATGCGGTCGCGGGAACAGCGTCCGTCGAAGTGCGGGCGTCCGGCTTTCTGCCCGCCACCCGAACGGTGGTCATCGTCCCTGGCCAGTTGACCCGCGAGACCATCAACCTGCGGCCGGTATCCGCGCTACCGTTGCCTTCCGGCGGCGGCTCATTTGAATCGGCGCAAGAGTCCGCGCCATCCACCGGTAACGGTGAGGTCGGCCGTTCAGCAGAGACTGAGACATCGCCCTGGCCGCGACGAGCAGCCTGGATTGGTGTGGCTGGCGCCGGCGCGTTCGCGATTGGCGGCACCGCGGCTTTGCTGGTTCGACAATCAAAAGCGCACTGGTTCGAGGACAAGGCGCATGCGTGCGATGAGAACGCTCCCAACAAGGGAGGCGCTGGCTGTCAAAGCGACTACGACGACGGTCAGACTGCGACCAAAATGGCGGTCATAGGCTATGTGGCTGCAGGCGCCTTCGCGGCGGGCGCCGCCGTGTTGTTTCTGACGGCGCATTCTGCGGCGGACGCGCCGAAGAGCACCGCCGTGGGGCTTGCCTGCCTGCCTTCTGTTGGAGGGCTGGGCGTCGCCTGCGCCGCGTGGTTCTGA
- a CDS encoding sigma-54 dependent transcriptional regulator: MSTHVLIADDEALIRQSLRTVLLQEGFEVSVASNGDEAGRRFQDERPDVVLLDLVLGEDDGLALLRRWRQDSPDTKIILISAHGSIESAVTAMKLGGYDFIKKPFDLEEIVAAVRNAARTKALEQRVAYLSERDRKQLSDGDVVWASAPIMKVIDEVRLYAKSAVSTILITGESGTGKQIVARLLHDESPRAVGPFVELNCSTIPENLVESELFGHERGAFSDARERKLGLVEIADGGTLFLDEVGDLAPPAQAKLLTFIEQRSFRRVGATASRTVDARVIAATNCDLAAMVTARHFRADLWYRLNAITVVLPPLRERRADVLPLARHFLAAASTQFRRRWQSISPEAGALLEAYGWPGNVRELRAVVSRAALLHDEQIMRPSHLPPDLVAAAFVAPPVASGGGGSASAVAAGPAGIPSLETIELLHIRRVLDLCGGNRTVAAQHLGITRQTLSKKIGSADDGD, encoded by the coding sequence ATGAGCACACACGTCCTGATCGCTGATGATGAAGCGCTGATTCGCCAATCGCTGCGCACGGTGCTTTTGCAGGAAGGGTTCGAGGTCAGCGTGGCCAGCAATGGCGACGAGGCCGGGCGCCGTTTTCAGGACGAGCGCCCCGACGTCGTGTTGCTGGATCTCGTGCTGGGCGAGGACGACGGGCTGGCCTTGCTGCGGCGCTGGCGGCAGGACTCACCGGACACCAAGATCATCTTGATCTCCGCGCACGGATCGATCGAAAGCGCAGTGACGGCGATGAAGCTGGGCGGGTACGACTTTATCAAGAAGCCGTTCGACCTGGAGGAGATCGTCGCCGCCGTCCGCAACGCCGCCCGCACCAAGGCGCTGGAGCAACGGGTGGCGTATCTGTCCGAACGCGATCGCAAGCAGCTGTCCGACGGCGACGTCGTGTGGGCGTCGGCTCCGATCATGAAAGTGATCGACGAGGTCCGCCTTTACGCCAAGAGTGCGGTGTCGACGATCCTCATCACCGGCGAAAGCGGGACCGGCAAGCAGATCGTCGCTCGATTGTTGCACGACGAATCGCCGCGCGCCGTCGGCCCGTTCGTCGAGTTGAACTGCTCGACCATCCCGGAGAATCTGGTGGAAAGCGAGCTGTTCGGTCACGAGCGCGGCGCCTTCTCCGATGCCCGCGAGCGCAAGCTTGGCCTCGTGGAGATCGCCGACGGCGGCACGTTGTTTCTGGACGAGGTCGGCGACCTGGCGCCGCCGGCCCAGGCAAAGCTGTTGACGTTCATCGAACAGCGGAGCTTTCGCCGCGTCGGCGCCACCGCCTCGCGCACTGTCGACGCGCGGGTGATCGCGGCGACCAACTGCGATCTGGCGGCGATGGTGACGGCGCGCCACTTTCGCGCCGATCTCTGGTACCGACTGAACGCCATCACCGTCGTGCTGCCGCCCCTGCGCGAACGCCGCGCCGACGTGCTGCCCCTGGCCCGCCATTTTCTGGCCGCCGCCAGCACACAGTTTCGGCGCCGCTGGCAGTCGATCAGTCCGGAGGCGGGGGCGCTGCTAGAAGCGTATGGCTGGCCCGGCAACGTGCGCGAGTTGCGCGCCGTGGTCAGCCGGGCGGCCTTGCTGCACGACGAGCAGATCATGCGTCCGTCGCACCTGCCGCCGGACTTGGTGGCGGCGGCGTTCGTGGCGCCGCCCGTGGCCAGCGGTGGCGGCGGCTCTGCTTCGGCAGTGGCGGCGGGACCGGCGGGGATCCCGTCGCTGGAGACGATCGAGCTTTTGCACATTCGCCGCGTGCTGGACCTTTGCGGCGGCAATCGCACCGTGGCCGCGCAGCACCTGGGGATCACCCGACAGACGCTGTCGAAAAAGATCGGCAGCGCCGACGACGGCGACTGA
- a CDS encoding VOC family protein — protein sequence MTIVAIDHVQLAMPVGGEAEARAFYAGLLGLTGAPRPPELARRGGAWFENQHVKIHVGVDPDFHPARKAHPALVVRDLKLLTDRLRAAGAALSTDRSLPGFDRIFVHDPFGNRIELLEPVP from the coding sequence ATGACCATCGTCGCCATCGACCACGTTCAGCTGGCCATGCCCGTCGGAGGCGAGGCCGAGGCGCGCGCGTTCTACGCCGGCCTGCTGGGCCTGACCGGAGCCCCGCGGCCGCCCGAGCTGGCCCGGCGAGGCGGCGCCTGGTTCGAAAACCAGCACGTGAAGATCCACGTCGGCGTCGACCCGGACTTTCACCCGGCGCGCAAAGCCCACCCGGCGCTGGTGGTCCGCGATCTCAAGCTGCTGACCGATCGCCTGCGCGCCGCCGGCGCGGCGTTGTCCACCGATCGCTCGCTGCCCGGCTTCGATCGGATCTTCGTCCACGATCCGTTCGGGAACCGGATCGAACTGCTGGAACCGGTTCCCTGA
- a CDS encoding ATP-binding protein — MSLSVRLALASLGTAVAIGTVCAVGMFSLDDVWRTSSVSVSRHLELLDDAAAFGALLYQKGFAAEYMLTRDRRWLAELESSRAPFEQWLRQARSTAGSADEGQLLDQIQNEYSAYDLGRNEAITLFDAGEQDKAVRSLAGNYAHLQRLLALFTQSGQLGRRQLAGQFGAAEKSVSRMARVLVGTSIAGALASLLVGFWWARRITRPIYELRVMVDMAAERTRIQVRSGRQDDLESLGEQVGALVKKLEDTDAALVEHRRRLIQSEKLSAVGEISAKLAHEVLNPLAGMKAAVQLLARPGHPPSPGQLGETAEALNREITRVEALLRRLTNYARPLAPRIEVCTVTSLLDGAADAARATFARLGVMLSRAQESELPPLEVDPLLLTQALTNLLINAAEASPLGSTVTVTAASRPSLGQPSVAISVADCGSGIAPPHLARLFQPFFTTKANGHGLGLAVSQNVLAEHGGRITAENKAPLVGPGAVFTVHVPIVR; from the coding sequence TTGAGTCTGTCTGTCCGTCTGGCGTTGGCGTCGCTGGGGACGGCGGTGGCGATCGGAACGGTGTGCGCGGTGGGGATGTTCTCGCTGGACGACGTGTGGCGCACGTCCAGCGTGTCGGTGTCGCGGCACCTCGAGCTTTTGGACGACGCCGCCGCTTTCGGCGCGCTGCTTTACCAGAAAGGATTCGCCGCCGAGTACATGCTGACGCGCGATCGCCGCTGGCTGGCCGAGCTGGAGAGCAGCCGCGCGCCGTTCGAGCAGTGGCTGCGGCAGGCGCGCTCGACCGCCGGCAGCGCCGACGAAGGGCAACTGCTGGATCAGATCCAAAACGAATACAGCGCCTACGACCTGGGCCGCAACGAAGCGATCACCTTGTTCGACGCGGGCGAGCAGGACAAGGCGGTGCGTTCGCTGGCCGGCAATTACGCCCACCTGCAACGGCTGCTGGCGCTGTTCACCCAGTCGGGCCAGCTTGGCCGTCGTCAGCTGGCTGGTCAGTTTGGCGCCGCCGAAAAATCCGTCAGCCGGATGGCGCGCGTGCTGGTGGGCACCAGCATCGCCGGCGCGCTGGCCAGCCTGCTGGTTGGTTTCTGGTGGGCGCGGCGAATCACCCGCCCGATCTACGAGCTGCGGGTGATGGTCGATATGGCCGCCGAACGCACGCGCATCCAGGTCCGTTCCGGGCGGCAAGACGATCTCGAGAGCCTGGGCGAGCAGGTGGGCGCCCTGGTGAAGAAGCTGGAAGATACCGACGCTGCGCTGGTCGAGCACCGGCGCCGCCTGATTCAAAGCGAGAAGCTGTCTGCGGTGGGCGAGATCTCGGCCAAGCTGGCCCACGAGGTGCTAAACCCGCTGGCGGGGATGAAAGCCGCCGTGCAACTGCTGGCGCGTCCGGGGCATCCGCCTTCGCCGGGCCAGCTCGGCGAGACCGCCGAAGCGCTGAACCGGGAGATCACCCGCGTGGAGGCGTTACTGCGGCGGCTGACCAACTATGCGCGGCCGCTGGCTCCGCGCATCGAGGTGTGCACGGTGACCAGCCTGCTGGACGGCGCGGCCGACGCTGCGCGGGCCACCTTCGCCCGGCTGGGCGTGATGTTGTCCCGCGCCCAAGAATCGGAGCTGCCGCCGCTCGAGGTGGACCCGCTGCTTTTGACCCAGGCGCTGACCAATCTTCTGATCAACGCCGCCGAAGCGTCACCCCTCGGATCGACGGTCACCGTCACCGCGGCCAGCCGGCCGTCGCTGGGACAGCCGTCAGTGGCGATCAGCGTCGCCGACTGCGGCAGCGGGATCGCGCCGCCGCACCTGGCGCGCCTCTTTCAACCGTTCTTCACCACCAAGGCCAACGGTCATGGCCTGGGTCTGGCGGTCAGTCAGAACGTCCTGGCCGAACACGGCGGCCGCATCACCGCCGAGAACAAAGCGCCGCTGGTCGGCCCGGGCGCGGTCTTCACCGTGCACGTCCCCATCGTTCGGTGA